The Verrucomicrobium spinosum DSM 4136 = JCM 18804 DNA segment GGTCCGTCCGTCACCGTGGCCTTGCCCTTGGCGAACGCCACGCGCGCTCCTCTGGACAGGGGATGCAGGCCGTTTACCGTGAGAAGGATTCCAGCCGCTTCCATCTCGTCGTTGAACTGCCCCATGGGTGCCATCTCCTCCGCCGTCGGCTCGTAGCCGTCTTCCTGTTTTTCGGAAGCCGGGGTATCGGGTTGGTAACCGCGGGGAATCTTCATCATCAGGAATCTCATGGGGTAGGGGGGGAGGATTTTGGATTTTAGATTGTCGCTGGGCCTTCCATTCAGAAGGCCCGCCTCACCCCATTGACGAAGGAGTCCCCTGC contains these protein-coding regions:
- a CDS encoding YciI family protein, whose product is MMKIPRGYQPDTPASEKQEDGYEPTAEEMAPMGQFNDEMEAAGILLTVNGLHPLSRGARVAFAKGKATVTDGPFIETKEVLGGFWIIQVKSKQEALEWAQRCPALEGDVIELREIWEPKDLPAAPQ